ATTTATTTCCAGACGCTGTTCTAGTAGACACCAACCGAACAAGATTCGCAGCTAACAACAATTTATTATTGCGATTAGTCCATTCTAATTATGCAAAGCACTCCGGTTGTTTCACGTCGTTATCGACCTGGAGCAGTCTTAGTCTTAACGCCCAGCAGTCTTCATCGTTAGATCTTTTTTAAAAACACATTATTCACATTTCTGCTGCTTACCTTAGAATTCTAAGATGTGTAATATTATCTGCACCTGTTCATATTCATGTACCCCTAATTGTGCCACAGCTACtcatctttttcttgtttttttattctgttgTTCATTTAGTCAATATTTTTCAggtttttttctcaatttttaaaTGTTCTAAGCAGTGTTTTTGTTGTACTTATGATTGCTAAAAATTTGACTATCTTTAGTCTgtattacatttatttatttttacttattCCACGTTGTTAACAGAGTTGCAATTTACTTGTACATAATTAACACATTTTCTGACAGGATGTCCCCCTTCAGCCAAGTACTGTGGCACCTCCTTCTGCATACTTACGTAAGCATGCATGTTTTGTATGACagtaaataaactgaaactgatctAGTAATCTGTAAACCGAAGCATTCTCACATTTCCCGTACATTTATGTTTTCTGTGGCAAGCGGGATGATGCGTGCCCCTATCTATTGCTTTTGAGTGGAAAGTGCGCAACCGAGAGGTAACGTTTCTCTCTTAGTGGACCGAACGGGGACCACTGTGCACAATTCATGGTAACACCTAGTTTTCAAAAAGGAATCAAGTAGCCGTAGGCGAGCGATGCTTTGACAATGCTTATTACGTTCGCATGACCCTGCATGAGGGTATTCGTAAGCTCTTTTGCGGCAATAACATTAAACAACAACTGTGGTTTGTGCGGCCTGCTACTTTCACCTGAATTATTACCGAATGATTCTTGATAAGACATGTTTTAGTAAAAGTGGTACTTCACCCGCATAAACATTTGTCTCCTTAATCCTCGCTTTCACTACATGTGTTTCTCTGCGTGAAATGTACTGATTGATGTGATATGATGCGACAACGTTGCAATGCCTGCACGCATCGGTTGCTTGAGTATAAGTTATAGTTACCGTatcttgttttcagtgactctgcCAGTCCCTGATATCAATCTATTCGTATACCAACAGCTCAATATAACGGCTGCTAACAGGAAAAACGTACGCAACGCAAAATAACAACATCAGGACAAAATCGTTTTCGCCACCCTTGTGCTACAGGTAGCTAGAAACATCCTACTGGCCTGGCGTGAATAAACGTCGAAAATTTCTACACGTAGATTCTTATAAATCCCAATGTCGTACTCGCCGAAGATTTTAGCCACAACGCAGtacaaaaaacttttttttgcgAAGGGGAGGAGGATCTTTCTGCTGATTAAATGAAGTTTGTTCATCATCGCGAAAGTGCTTGTTGCAAACGGATGATGAATGCTGGGTTACTTCCCCATTCTCGCCTCGGCTTTATTGAAGATGCATCCCGTTGCTTCTTGGTTTTAGGGTGTACATGAGAACTCGGACCAGGATGGGACGTAGAGACCACATCATGCGTTTCTTGAACCATACAAAGGCAGAACAGAACGGTTGCTGCGGTCCCACGCTTCGGGAATTGTTGTTTCCAGCCTGGTGGAAATAAAGGCAATAAACTTCGATGCGTCCAGATCCGCCAAGTACATCGCCGTACTTACTGAACATTTTAAGCTCACTTCCAAACGAAAATTTTTTGCGTATGCACGGAcgttcaataataaaaaaaaagtggccactGAGTAAGCTGCGCACCCGAGGTTGAGCGCCGagttgtttcgccaatttcagtTTTATCATTCAAGTATATCGCTGCCGCGACATTTTGGAAAGGATCTTTGACATTATAGGCTCGGTCGAATGGGTTCGGCACTGCGGTATCGAGTGGTCAACGAACCTGCACGCTAAAAATGAACTGCCTCGGTTGAAAGCAAGCGCGCTGCACTGACGATGGCATACACGAGTCACAGCATGTCGATCGTTTACTACGTCACAGCGACAGCAGCGCCGGTATCGCCAGTGGTCTCCCTCGAGGCCGAAGGTTCTCTGTTCATGCTCTCCGCAATCTGTTCCGGCGTCATTATCTAGTGCTGGCACATCGCGTGGTCTCATGCGAACTTGGCTACACAACACTGGGGGAATGTCCCCCTGGTTGTCCTGCCTGCCTTCTTTCTCgttcttccttccttcattcattcTTCATGCGAACTTGATATGAACGAAGATATGCACCAAAATGAACTTCGTCGATTATTATGGCAAAGCTATAGTAATCAATCTTGATTTTTAACTTCACGAAAAAATTGATTCGACATTTGTTGTTCACACTGACTCGACGGCATGAAGGCTCCGAAATCGCCCCATCTATGTCAAGAACTCTATTCTGCATAACAAGCTCATTAAACTTATTCCGATCAATACGATACAATTTCTGCACCACCTGGTGCAAAGTATAGTCTATGAAACCAAATGTCAGAAAATGCGAGGTTACTCGCCTCCCCAATCACTAACAGGCTGCATACCTGTTCACTTCTTGAACAGCGTTGTATCAAAACCTACCACTTGTTACGAgtatatgtttacatatgtaatGTAACAAAGACAAGAGGAATGTGATATTCCTTCCAACCACAATCGCACTTCTATAGAATAAAAGTCAAGGCACCGGACCCTTCTCTTCGCTTTCTAACAGCGCATCAAAATGTTTGCTCCTTGAATTTATTTCTTAGAAGGTGTCCTTGACTACACGTTCATTCAATCTAAGCACTGTCTCTATACCACATCGCTTTTTGATCGCTATGAGGGAGCTATTCCATTCTCTAAATCCTGAAGCTTCATAATCTGTAGAAACTCTGTTCATTTTCTTCTTTACTAACCACattgttactttttttattttatgcacTCATTGCTCATGCGGTACATAAATATGAAATCAAGACTTTAACGTATGCCTGTCTGATCGGGAAGAACCATTGACAAGAAAAATCGCGCTCAATTGCCCGGATGGTAATGTGCACCCCGCATACGCAGATGTTTAGGCTACGTGCTGTAGACTATTTAAACGCTAGGTTTGCACCTTTTGCAGTGGCATTGTAAACAAGGCTCCCGTTCTAGGTCCCGAAACGTCATATTTATTCTGTTGTGGTTGGTGTTTTCGCCTTTTTACTCATGGGTGCATAAATGtgcaaaatataaataaaataatgcTTATGACCTCAGTGAAAGCCTCTTGTATTTTTTTTGTGACCTCACGATCGAGAAATTGGACCATCttccactaaagggaaccatgtgttgatgtgaagcagcgggcgctaacgcttacactggcggtaaCGTTGACGCTTATCAAGCTAAAGCTAAGTAAagatgcccttgactgaattctgaaCGCGCGATCCattgcctacatatacggggtgaccAGTGAACGGTCGGGCAGAACGAGCAGTCCGAGTTGTTCACCAGCAGACGGTCTTGCGAGGTGAGAAAAGGGGAGGGGAAGGACAGTTTTGCGCGTGTCCCGCGCGGCGAGTGGCGACAAGCTAAAGAGAAAGTGACCTCAACGCTCGTGCGCTGCGAGGGAGGGCGGGACCTACTTGGCACGACCCCAGCACCTGCGGCCAGGGAAGCGCGGTGTGGACGGAGGGACAACGTTACACAGGTCAGTCAAAGATCTGCTTCGCTTCTAattaatgaaaaaataaataatttgtTCTCGCCTTTGGTTTGAACATCGTGCAGAAGGGAAGTTCAGTAATGTTTCTATGTTTTTGCATCTTAGTCACATTTATTGCAAGATTGTCAAAATTCTAGTCACAACACCGTTTTATTTCGGTGGGACTACAAATTTGGCAATAAAGTTAAATGGCATAGATATTTGCTTACTTTTGAATGTTTGGCATGGATATTTGGCTACTTGCTTGGAGTTTTGCTACTTTTAGCATGACCATTTTAAGCTTTGGTACTTTTTTAAAATCTAACCAACAGGAAACGTGGGAGTCGTAAACGCACAAAATGAAGCGAAGTGAGTCTATCGCGCACGGTAGTAACGTGGGACAAATCAGAACTGGCGTTGCATTGCTAAGCAGGCGGGAGGCATGCTGAATTAACGAGAAATAACGCACGTGTATGGGCCAACTGAGAGCTTATTTCCTCGTGAAATCACGTGACGAGACTGCTAGAGCTCCAAAATGTGCCAAGAAGACAGGAGATTGACGGAGTCAATAGCGTGGTCGTTCCTTGTATTCTCAGACGCTGATATGGGTCCTATCGAACAGAaatagaacaaaaataaaaaagacgtgCACGGTGGTCGTCAGAAAAACTGAACCAACATTGTTTGTAGGCATAATGCAGTTCATGCCGATGCTCCCCCCGAGTATTACTTTTATTACATTATTTATTAATACTCCGAGGGAGTATTACTCCCTTCAAGCTAATGTCAATTTTGTAGTTATTATTAATAAACTACATAATGAACCAAATACTCAACTGAATACGATTAGAATTCATTTTACTGATACTGTGGTTCATCACTTATTCTTTCTGGTGTAAGGTACACGGATTCAGAATTCTTCTGGCAGAAATTTATTGAACATTATATGCGAGGCAGAACAAACATAGACACCAGTATATTTTGGCGTCAATGAATTTCATTGTCTTGGCAGGCAGTGAGTTGTGTCGTCAGCCTGATCAAATACATTGGGCTTTAATTGAACTTTGTATACACATATGCTCATGTGTGATACCTGTTCAGACGACATCCACAAGCTAAGCGAGCCAAGCACCCTGGAAGAGCACTACCAAAGAAAATCTATCACCTGCTACATATTTCAATGAAAACAACATTGTCTAAACGACGAGCTCCGCTGTATTGGCACATGTGTTACTATAATGCGCATTCGTAGTACCCGAGGCCCCTCTGGATCGTACTGGAGCGTGTGTGTAACATACAACATCAATAACATTTCGGAGAACGATGTCACCAAACGTCATCACTGTGACTTTTTCGTCAAACTTGTAATGCCGAATTGTAATGTGGTGGTCTCGGGGTTGCAAAAATCCGTATTAGGAATGGTAGGTGTAAATTCTAGGTATCTGCACCCATGCATATTCACATTCCATCGTTTTGTTTACTTTAGGGCATGAAACAGATGGCACTTCAACGTGAAACATTATTATTTTAGCATCATTGGGGGGCACTAGTAACTGTTATTATGCACCTCTTACAACAAAGCTGAATATCAGCAACAATTACCAAACAATAACAGAGCTCAGGGAAACGTGGACGATTAAAGTTATGAGAACTCGTCTAAAAATGAATGCTATTTTGACAAGAGGTCTTGTCCTCGCCTAGGCGAAGAAGAGCCGTTATGGCGTGCCCTGAGGCGTTTTTTGAAGTGCAGATAGAAGAACTTTGGCTCCAACGTCGTTCCTTGATTCACCACTTCTCATCCTATTGATAACTAGGCACCTCATCTGAGATGCTTAAACTAAAATCATCGCGTTGAGGCGTGGAAAGCTTCAATGCGGTCACCACAGCGTAGCTAAACAGGGCTCACGATGGGTACGAGCAACGTTCGCGTATTCTCCACGGGGCTAATGCTCGTGGTTAGTGTTGTTCTGGTATGGTGGTGGTTGGGGCCCGCTGCGGGCGGCAAGAAGCTGCGTGCATGCACATGGAAGTCCCCGACCGGCCGCGTCTTCATTGGCCTGTGAATGACTGGCACGGTCAGAAGGTGATGTTGCCGCGGTTGTTGCTGCCGTTGCTGATTCCCGGCGAGATCAATGCCTGGGCACGTATCACTGCGGGGTCGCGGATCACTGCATCCTCTTGGTTTTCTGGAAGGATCGCTCTGGTCACAATAGACCAGAGacaaggaggaaggaaagaaaagcgAAGAACAGCGCGTTGACATCCGTACTTAGTGTAGCATTACACAGGAATTCCTACGATATGGGCAAATCGCCCCGGGCGTTGATTGGATACAGACTATTCAGGCTTTCAATTAGAAATCACTGCTGGCATAATCGAACTGACTTCCCGTTCGTGCAATTACGAAAGGTCGGCCCATCTATTCTATTTCACCGTAATGGGATAGCAGAAAAAAAGAGCAATTAAGCGAAAGCAATTACAGTAAATGATATCAGTCTCTATGGCAACTACTACAAGTTGCGGCAAGGTGCCGGAATATTGTTTTCGCTtagttcatttttgttttgtttgagcTCTTCTGATCTATTCATACTTAGTAACGAGCTTGCCCAGTTTATTGTCTAGCAAACACTGTGAATGTAGTTTATATAGAAAGGGCAATCCACATTTAGAATCAATGATAGACGCAAAGCCGAAATATTAATCCCCCACACCAATAGTGACCAAACTTTTaatgaaaatagcaaaaaaaacCTGTATACTACCATAGACATTTCGCTAGGGTTTAAATTACGCACCAACATATTAAAGAAAACAGGATGTAGCATCAGTACATGTATGAAGCAAAGAATGTTATTTAGAAACTCACGGTGCAAATGTTGCGTCACACACAAATAGACCAAAGCCAATCGGCCACCACATCACACCACGACACAAGCGCCACTATAACACATGCCACATACAGGGTTGATAGGAGCACGCCGATACAAAGAAGAGCTTGCAGGCATTGCTCTTATTGATCTATAGAGTTCTGGTATAGTAGAATCCACACAAAGCCAAAGAGGTGAATCGATGTTTCTCAGTTCac
Above is a window of Rhipicephalus microplus isolate Deutch F79 chromosome 1, USDA_Rmic, whole genome shotgun sequence DNA encoding:
- the LOC142796248 gene encoding uncharacterized protein LOC142796248; translated protein: MNAHAFCPGSQMRARSERSLVLKELNSVRHELSVDTLPPRSRSDPSRKPRGCSDPRPRSDTCPGIDLAGNQQRQQQPRQHHLLTVPVIHRPMKTRPVGDFHVHARSFLPPAAGPNHHHTRTTLTTSISPVENTRTLLVPIVSPV